One window from the genome of Streptococcus salivarius encodes:
- a CDS encoding gamma-glutamyl-gamma-aminobutyrate hydrolase family protein — protein MTKPIIGITANVRPNPAHEDINWSYAPSGFVEGVQRAGGLAILLPVSDPSEAKNYISMIDKLILIGGQNVDPKFYNEENHASEDDFFLERDIFEMALIEEATKQKKPIFSICRGTQLMNVALGGSLHQDIEHHWQDKPSDYLYHEMIVDENSKLAEIYGRETSINSFHHQSIKHLASDLRVIARDPEDNTVEAVESNSPDLRFLGVQWHPELLLDKREEDLKLFEYVVNEL, from the coding sequence ATGACTAAACCAATTATCGGAATCACTGCCAATGTAAGGCCTAATCCAGCCCATGAAGACATCAACTGGTCCTATGCCCCATCTGGCTTTGTAGAAGGAGTTCAAAGAGCCGGTGGCCTAGCAATCCTACTACCAGTATCCGATCCTTCGGAAGCCAAGAACTACATCTCCATGATTGATAAGCTTATCCTGATCGGTGGGCAAAACGTTGACCCTAAATTCTACAACGAAGAGAACCATGCCAGTGAAGATGACTTCTTCCTCGAACGGGATATCTTTGAAATGGCACTCATCGAGGAAGCCACTAAGCAGAAGAAACCCATCTTTTCAATCTGTCGTGGAACCCAACTCATGAACGTCGCACTAGGTGGTAGCCTCCATCAAGATATTGAGCATCACTGGCAGGACAAGCCGTCTGATTACCTCTACCATGAGATGATTGTTGATGAGAACAGTAAGTTGGCAGAAATCTACGGACGTGAAACCTCTATCAACTCCTTCCACCATCAAAGTATCAAACATTTGGCCTCTGACCTTCGTGTCATTGCGCGTGACCCTGAGGACAACACCGTCGAAGCCGTTGAGTCAAATAGTCCAGACCTTCGTTTCCTTGGTGTACAGTGGCACCCAGAGCTTCTCCTAGACAAACGCGAAGAAGACCTCAAACTCTTTGAATACGTCGTTAACGAACTTTAA
- the radC gene encoding RadC family protein codes for MYSIVAEESGLLPRERLLQKGAEVLSDQELLAIVLRTGTKSESVLSMANRILKGMTSLADLSRLSLNELQKIPGIGRVKSIELKAMVELAKRIEKAELARSEQIMSSQQVARRMMLDIGDKPQEHLVAIYLDTQNRIIQQKTVFIGGVRRSIAEPREILHYACHLMATSLIVVHNHPSGEAYPSRNDIDFTQKIKRSCDDLGICLLDHLIVGKSTYYSFREEREDFDL; via the coding sequence ATGTATAGTATTGTAGCTGAGGAGTCGGGGCTTTTGCCTCGTGAGCGGCTTTTACAAAAGGGAGCAGAGGTTTTATCGGATCAGGAGTTGTTGGCGATAGTGCTGCGGACAGGGACTAAGTCTGAGTCGGTTCTATCGATGGCCAATCGTATTTTGAAAGGGATGACGAGTTTGGCGGATTTGTCTCGTTTGTCCCTGAATGAGCTTCAGAAGATTCCTGGTATTGGGCGTGTGAAGTCTATTGAGCTCAAGGCTATGGTGGAGTTGGCTAAGCGGATTGAGAAGGCTGAGTTGGCTCGTTCCGAGCAGATTATGTCCAGTCAGCAGGTGGCCCGTCGTATGATGTTGGATATTGGGGACAAGCCTCAGGAACATCTGGTGGCTATCTATTTGGATACGCAGAATCGTATTATTCAGCAGAAGACAGTCTTTATTGGTGGGGTCCGTCGTTCGATTGCTGAGCCACGTGAGATTTTACATTATGCCTGCCATCTGATGGCAACGTCTTTGATTGTGGTTCACAATCATCCTTCGGGGGAAGCCTATCCTAGTCGTAATGATATTGATTTTACTCAAAAGATTAAGCGGTCCTGTGATGACTTAGGGATTTGTCTGCTTGATCATCTGATTGTTGGAAAATCAACCTATTATTCCTTTCGTGAGGAGAGGGAGGATTTTGATCTTTAG
- a CDS encoding polysaccharide ABC transporter ATP-binding protein has protein sequence MSNNIAVKVDHVSKYFKLPTEASQSLRTTLVNRFKGIKGYTEQHVLKDISFEVEKGDFYGIVGRNGSGKSTLLKIISEIYVPEKGKVTIDGKLVSFIELGVGFNPELTGRENVYMNGAMLGFSTEEVDAMYDDIVDFAELHDFMNQKLKNYSSGMQVRLAFSVAIKAQGDILILDEVLAVGDEAFQRKCNDYFMERKQSGKTTILVTHDMSAVKKYCNKAVLIEHGLVKVVGDPDEVANQYSFDNAAGQKVSNDDVVVENPKITDLQVKLLNDNIVSPDQDISFEISYDVNEDIETYIAFSLTDIDRGIWIYNDNSMDNKTSGSGRKTLTYKCSLAHLNNIKLKLQVSVRDKEDQMIAFADSDNSPVILLNRTDIEDDDKSAKDSATGMVQRNGKWEIQE, from the coding sequence ATGTCAAATAATATTGCTGTAAAAGTAGATCATGTAAGTAAGTATTTTAAATTACCAACTGAGGCGAGTCAGAGTTTGAGAACGACTCTAGTCAATCGCTTTAAAGGAATTAAAGGGTATACTGAACAACATGTCTTAAAAGATATTTCATTTGAAGTTGAAAAGGGTGATTTCTATGGAATTGTTGGACGTAATGGTTCTGGTAAGTCAACGCTTTTAAAAATTATTTCTGAGATTTATGTTCCGGAGAAAGGTAAAGTTACAATTGATGGTAAGTTAGTATCTTTCATTGAACTTGGAGTTGGGTTTAACCCCGAATTGACTGGTCGTGAGAATGTCTATATGAATGGTGCTATGCTTGGCTTTTCAACGGAAGAAGTGGATGCCATGTATGATGACATTGTAGACTTTGCTGAACTCCATGATTTCATGAATCAAAAGTTGAAGAACTACTCAAGTGGTATGCAGGTTCGTCTGGCCTTTTCAGTGGCTATCAAGGCTCAAGGTGATATCCTTATCTTGGATGAAGTCTTAGCCGTAGGTGACGAGGCCTTCCAACGTAAGTGTAATGATTATTTCATGGAACGTAAGCAATCTGGAAAGACAACTATCTTAGTTACCCATGACATGTCAGCAGTTAAAAAATACTGTAATAAAGCAGTTTTAATTGAACATGGTTTGGTAAAAGTGGTTGGTGATCCAGACGAAGTTGCTAACCAATATAGTTTTGATAATGCTGCTGGTCAAAAGGTTTCAAACGACGACGTTGTTGTTGAAAATCCTAAAATCACTGATTTACAAGTAAAACTCTTGAATGACAATATTGTCAGTCCTGACCAAGATATTTCATTTGAGATTTCATATGATGTCAATGAGGATATTGAGACCTATATTGCCTTTTCATTGACAGATATTGACCGTGGTATCTGGATTTATAATGACAATTCCATGGACAATAAAACGAGTGGTTCTGGAAGAAAAACACTCACATATAAATGTAGTCTTGCCCATCTTAATAACATTAAGCTTAAGCTTCAGGTTTCTGTTCGAGATAAAGAGGATCAGATGATTGCTTTTGCTGATTCAGATAACTCACCAGTTATTCTCTTGAATCGAACTGATATTGAAGATGATGATAAGTCTGCTAAAGATTCTGCAACCGGAATGGTTCAGAGAAATGGAAAATGGGAGATTCAAGAATAA
- a CDS encoding ABC transporter permease gives MNFFSQKNRILLKELIKTDFKLRYQGSFIGYLWSILKPLMMFTIMYLVFVRFLRFDDGTPHYAVGLLLAMIFWGFFTEATNMGMLSIVSRGDLLRKLNFPKQTIVISSVLGAAINFLINLVVVFVFALINHVPIGFNTLVIIPLFIEVLLMAMGVAFILSALFVKYRDIGPVWEVVLQAGMYASPIIYSITYLIQRNQEFVAKIMMLNPIAQILQDMRHFIIDPVNPRGWDIINNKLIAFIPYAIPVVIFIIGFLVFNRNAKRFAEIL, from the coding sequence ATGAATTTCTTTAGTCAGAAAAATAGGATTTTACTTAAGGAACTGATTAAAACGGATTTTAAATTGCGTTATCAAGGTTCTTTCATTGGTTATCTTTGGTCTATTTTGAAACCTTTGATGATGTTTACAATTATGTACCTTGTCTTTGTTCGTTTCTTGAGATTTGATGATGGGACACCACACTATGCAGTAGGCTTGCTTTTGGCTATGATTTTTTGGGGCTTCTTTACAGAGGCTACCAATATGGGGATGCTTTCCATTGTTTCACGAGGAGACCTCTTACGTAAGCTTAACTTTCCAAAGCAAACAATCGTTATCTCTTCTGTGCTAGGAGCAGCGATTAATTTCTTGATTAACCTAGTGGTTGTTTTCGTATTTGCCTTGATTAACCATGTTCCGATTGGTTTCAATACTTTGGTTATCATTCCTCTCTTTATTGAGGTGCTATTGATGGCAATGGGAGTTGCTTTTATTTTATCAGCACTCTTTGTTAAATACCGTGATATTGGTCCAGTTTGGGAAGTAGTACTTCAAGCTGGTATGTATGCAAGTCCAATTATCTACTCAATCACTTATCTTATTCAAAGAAATCAAGAGTTTGTTGCAAAGATTATGATGTTGAATCCAATCGCTCAGATTTTACAGGATATGCGTCATTTTATCATTGACCCAGTTAACCCAAGAGGATGGGATATTATTAACAATAAGTTGATTGCTTTTATTCCTTATGCGATTCCTGTAGTGATTTTTATCATTGGTTTCCTTGTCTTTAATCGAAATGCTAAACGATTTGCGGAGATTCTATAA
- a CDS encoding rhamnan synthesis F family protein → MKRLLLYVHYNKYDELSGHVLYQLEQLRPLFSKLIVISNSQLTESATLTLKELGIDEVIQRENLGFDFAAWRDGMAHIGFEHLIDFDSVTLMNDTCFGPIWDISDLVESFEQRQNVDFWGMTNFRKTKYFEEHLQSYFISFKNHVVASEVFQKFWTSIKTFTDVQDVIDNYETRVTSVLTEAGYRYDAVFNTIESEAEDLIHPDFSYYRPISTLEHKVPFIKLKAFTDNEKKGRLLLDYLANLSTYPVALIKSHLNRYHSPDSLVILDEKIIGPSFKTLSKHKYRIAIHVHISDLERLKVFFDSKLSAFYFFTLSSHLDKNEVENTLLNSFDKDRFHIISQRFDNHYHALVSLASKLCDYDFVGHFHTEAFGNEGKLVDETTRHALVDMLSDEEKVVSIFDHFPEVGLIFADLSKELYWTDAIDTLNQEQTVKLTNECRKVINHSLHVFQGFMWLSKDFLKNIILKDEHIFYDFDENTLPYLFYRKAWDVGIDYRIIASEEISFAERYKIHLIEMSQVAEPLTLKSKFSAYRKALLKKLGLKKSSAV, encoded by the coding sequence ATGAAACGTCTCTTATTGTATGTTCATTATAATAAGTACGACGAATTAAGTGGTCATGTGCTCTACCAATTGGAGCAACTTCGACCACTTTTTTCTAAACTTATTGTGATTTCAAATAGTCAACTAACGGAATCGGCAACATTAACTCTCAAAGAGCTTGGCATAGATGAAGTTATCCAGAGAGAGAATCTGGGCTTTGATTTTGCAGCTTGGAGAGATGGTATGGCTCATATTGGATTCGAACATTTAATAGACTTCGATTCGGTTACACTCATGAATGATACTTGCTTTGGCCCTATATGGGATATATCTGACCTAGTTGAAAGTTTTGAACAACGCCAGAATGTTGATTTTTGGGGGATGACGAATTTTAGAAAGACCAAATATTTCGAAGAGCATTTGCAAAGTTATTTTATATCTTTCAAAAATCATGTTGTCGCTTCGGAAGTCTTTCAGAAATTTTGGACTTCTATAAAGACTTTTACTGATGTTCAAGATGTTATTGACAATTACGAAACTAGGGTTACCAGTGTTCTTACTGAGGCGGGTTATCGTTATGATGCTGTCTTTAATACCATTGAATCAGAGGCGGAAGATCTAATTCATCCTGACTTTTCTTACTACAGACCAATAAGTACCCTTGAGCATAAGGTACCATTCATTAAACTAAAAGCTTTTACCGACAATGAAAAAAAGGGAAGGTTACTTTTAGACTATCTTGCTAACCTATCAACATATCCAGTAGCACTAATTAAGTCACATCTAAATCGTTACCATTCCCCTGACAGTTTAGTCATTTTAGATGAGAAAATTATTGGCCCTTCTTTTAAAACCTTAAGCAAGCATAAGTATCGTATAGCTATCCATGTGCACATTAGCGACCTTGAGAGACTGAAAGTATTTTTTGATAGTAAGTTATCTGCTTTCTATTTTTTCACTTTATCAAGTCATTTAGATAAAAATGAAGTTGAGAATACCTTATTAAATAGTTTTGATAAAGATAGATTTCATATAATCTCACAACGGTTTGATAATCATTATCATGCCTTGGTTTCCTTGGCTTCTAAGCTTTGTGATTATGACTTTGTTGGGCATTTCCACACAGAAGCCTTTGGAAATGAAGGTAAACTTGTTGATGAAACTACAAGACATGCTCTTGTGGATATGCTATCAGATGAAGAGAAGGTAGTATCAATCTTTGACCATTTTCCAGAGGTTGGACTTATTTTTGCTGATTTGTCAAAAGAACTCTATTGGACGGATGCAATTGATACTTTAAATCAAGAACAGACAGTTAAATTAACTAACGAATGTCGAAAAGTAATCAATCATTCGCTTCATGTTTTTCAAGGTTTTATGTGGCTGTCAAAAGATTTTCTGAAAAACATTATTCTAAAGGATGAGCATATTTTCTATGACTTTGACGAAAATACTCTCCCTTATCTTTTCTATCGAAAAGCCTGGGATGTAGGAATTGATTATCGTATTATTGCTTCAGAGGAAATATCTTTTGCAGAACGGTATAAGATTCATCTTATTGAAATGTCACAGGTGGCAGAACCACTGACCTTAAAGAGTAAATTTTCAGCATATCGAAAAGCCTTGTTAAAGAAGTTAGGTTTAAAAAAATCTTCAGCTGTTTAA